Genomic window (Euzebyales bacterium):
GGAGGCCGAGGTGCGGGCGAGCGTCAGCGAGCCGGAGGGCGAGGACCAACAGGAGGACGTGACATGAGCCTGGGCCTGGAGACCGCTCGTCAGATCATCGCCGCGACCCGCGCGGCGGGACGCGACAAGGGGCTCAAGCCCCTGTCGGTGGCGGTGCTCGACGCCGGTGGGCATCTGCTGGCGTTCGAGCGTGAGGACGGCTCGTCGACCCACCGGTTCCAGATCGCGCACGGCAAGGCGCACGGCGCCATCGCGCTGGGCGTCAACTCGCGGCAGCTGAACGCCA
Coding sequences:
- a CDS encoding heme-binding protein — its product is MSLGLETARQIIAATRAAGRDKGLKPLSVAVLDAGGHLLAFEREDGSSTHRFQIAHGKAHGAIALGVNSRQLNAMAEERPYFIAAAGAAVGGALVPVPGGVLVVDGDGAVIGAVGASGDTSDNDEAAVIAGLQAVGLTAKPS